The genomic region GGGAACACCTCGCCTGATGGGCAAAACAGCAAAAACACCTACTGCAATGAAGACACCTGATGGCATGGTTCTTATCCCGGCAGGTTCTTTTGACTTCATAGCCGAAAATACCGACCAGTTTATCCCCTACCCGGATAGTAAAGAACCTGTCAACATGCAGTTTGGTTCCTTTTATATCGATAAGTACCCGGTTACCAACCGGCAATTTGCCGGCTTCCTTGAAGCAACGGCTTATCTTCCAAAAGATACGGTCAATTTCCTTAAGCATTGGGTAAATGGGAAAATCCCGGCCGGAATGGAAAATCACCCGGTAGTTTATATCAGCCTTGAAGACGCCCGTGCCTATGCCACCTGGGCCGGAAAACGCCTTCCGACAGAGGTCGAATGGCAATATGCAGCCCAGGGCGGTGAAGGCCGGATCTGGCCTTGGGGAAATGAGTTTGATTCGACCCGGTGTAACAATGCCTCCGGAAAAACATCAGCAGTGGATGATTTTCCGAGGGGTAAAAGCACGTTTGGGGTTATGGACCTGACAGGAAATGTCTGGCAGCTGACCAGCGATGTTTATAATAATGGCACTTACTATTTTGTCATCATGAAAGGAGGGAGTTTTTACAAACCAACTTCCTCCTGGTGGTATGTGAAGGGAGGCCCGCAGCCGAGCACCTGGCATCAGCAGCTCTTGCTGGTTTCGCCATCATTCGACCGGAACGCCACGGTGGGGTTCAGATGTGTTAAATCCACAGACAGATGAAAATGAAAACAATCCTCATCATTATTTGCATATTTATGGCAATTGGAAAAATATCAGGACAATCAGGTGAATTAAACGGTCATACCCTTGGAGTCTTGCTTGTAAATGGCAATTCTGTGGATGACAAAGAATTTAAAGCATTGATAGAATTCCTGAAAACATTGAATTTTTCCGGACTTCAGATTCTGACTACAGATGATTTGATCTCAAAACCAAAACTGCTGAAAGAAACCGATATTATCTGGGTTTATAAAAACGACACACTTCCTTTAAAATCAACGGATTCTCAGAAGTTGTTCAGCACTTTAACCAGCTTTGTCGAGAAAGGCGGCAAGCTCGTCCTTGCTAACCAGGCATGCATGATGATCCCATTACTTGGGCTTGATGAAAAGGAGCCTGAAACAAGGCTAAAACAAACCATCGATGAAGGATACGGAAGGCAACTTGGTTACCATGCTTTCCGGGAGCATCCATTGTTTGAAGGCATGCATGGCGGGGCCTATGTTTTAAAACCGTTAAAAGACACCATAGTCCTGCAGACGGGTTATTTTGGTAATAATAAACCAGCTAATGGCAGGGTTATCGGGGTGGACTGGGACTATATTTTCCTTAGGGAAGAAAATAAACTTATTATTGATTATGAACCAGGTAAGGGGAAAGTTTTGTGTATTGGCGGCTATTTGCTGTATAGTTTGCCTAACAGGAACCGTATTCATCTTGAAACCTTTACAATAAATATTTTCAGGTACCTGGCAAAGGATTCACATGATGTAAAAAGCTTTTATTGGAATTACGATAAACCAGTCGTGATAGAGACACCATTTCAGATCAACCAGCCAATTCCCCACGCTGGTTCCAATAAGCTTTTAGACCTGGAATCAGCGCTGAGCATCAAACCGGGTAATAGCACAGGAAATTACTGGGATCTTGCAGGGGAAAGACTTCTGCTAATGGGGCAAGATCATGGGGGTATCCGCGAGATCTGGGCGCATCCTGCCTTGTGCCTTCGTGATTATGAAGTACACTACGCAATGAAAGACGGGGACAGTTTGCGGAATATTGACCTGCTAAACCCGGAAATTGAAGTCCTGCCCTCGGCTTATGTCAGAAAGTACAACCTCACAGGTGACCTGTTAGGTGAATCCATTACCGTATCTCCAAATCAGCCATATGCGGTCATTCATTATGATTACCAGGGAAATGCGCCCATTAATTTTGATATCTCATTCCGGGTACTCTTCCGGTTGATGTGGCCCTATTCTGAAAAGGTCCTGGGGAATTTACATTACTCCTGGAATGAAGATTTGCAGGCTTTTATAGCATGCGATCAGTCGGGTGATTTTGTGACGATTGTTGGAGTTAACAAAACACGAGATGACATCTCCTGTTTTTCAAATACCAGTTATGACAAAGGAAAGAAGGGGAATGGAAACCTCGGGATGACATCTCAAATCATGTCTTTCGAGCTGAGACTCCCCGGCCCGGGCTCGTTTGATGTCATTATAGCATCTTCCGCAGAAGGCTACGATAATACCCTGAAGGCCTATTTAAAGGCGCTTTCTGATCTATCATCTGTTTTCCTTGAATCCCAGGCATATGCTGATTCCATCCTTCAAAGATCCATGTTGATTGAAAGCCCGGAGAAAGACTTCAATGATGGCTATCGCTGGGCTTTGCTGGCTACCGACCACTTCCAGGTTAACACTCCGGGTGTCGGATCTTCCCTTGTTGCCGGTTATGCTACCAGCGACAATGGCTGGGACGGGCAGCATGCCGTCAGTGGCAGACCCGGCTACGGTTGGTACTTCGGAAGGGATGGAGTATGGAGCGGCTTTGCCCTGCTTCATTACGGCGATTTTGATAAAGTCAGGCTCATGCTGGAAACTTTTCAGCGATACCAGGATCTAAATGGCAAGATATTTCACGAACTCAGCACTTCAGGTATCGTTCATTATGATGCGGCGGATGCTACGCCATTATATATAATCCTTGCAGGACGCTATCTCCGGCACAGCGGCGACAGTGCGTTTATACGTGCAAGCTGGCCGTATATCAAAAAAGCCATTGAATTCTGTTACAGCACAGATACCGATGGCGACCTGCTGATTGAAAACACCAATGTAGGCCATGGCTGGGTTGAAGGCGGGCATTTATTCGGCTCACACACTTCGCTTCACCTGGCGTCATGCTGGGCCGCTGCACTGGATGAAGCGTCATACCTGGCTAAAAACCTTGGACTGATTGACGAAGAGCAGAAATATCGCAAAGACGCACTCATAGTTAAAACCACCATCAACCAAAATTTCTGGAACAAGCAAAATAATTATTACTACCATGGCCTGATGCCTGACGGGAGTTATATGGAGGATGTCTCCATCATGCCGTGCATTCCGATGCTTTTTAACCAGGCAGACCGTGATAAAGCGCAAAAAGTCCTTCCGGTCATTGCAGCCAATGGCTTTACTTCTGATTGGGGATGCCGGATTGTGGAAGAAGGCAGTCCACATTTCAACCCGGGCGGATATCATACCGGCAGCGTATGGCCGCTTTTCACCGGCTGGGCCGCATTGGCCGAGTTCAGGAATAACAATTACCTGCAAGGCTTTTCTCACCTGATGAGCAATATTTTAATTTATCAGTACTGGGGACTGGGCTTTATTGAAGAAGTATTACATGGCGAAATTTTTCAACCGTTCGGGGTTTGCCATCACCAGTGCTGGTCGGAAACCATGGCCCTGCAGCCGGCCATTGAGGGGATGCTTGGCTACCAGCCGGATGCATTGAAGCACCAAATTAGTCTTAAACCATGGTTTCCGGCGGACTGGAGCACTGTAAAGGTGAGCGGGATTAGGATTGGAGATGAGAAAATAAGCATGGAGGCATGGAAGCATGGAGGCATGGAGGCGGGGAAGCGTGGAAGCGGGGAAGAGGTTGGTTTTGTAAGCACATATTATTTTTCTAAAGAGCCAACAGGTCGTCTTGATATGCATTTTCAGCCGGTATTTCCACCGGGGAGTGTTATTCAGAAGATCAGGGTGAACGGATTGCCGGCGAAGGACCCGGGGTTGAGGGAAACAGAACAGGGTTGGGTAATCCCGGATTTCGGGTTCTGGCTGGACAGCGTTGCTACCGTCGAAATTTATTGGGAAGGCGGCATCACGGCATTGCCCGTTATATCGCATCCAAAGCCCGGGGACAGGTCGGAAGGGCTTCGGATCATTAATACAACCTATTCAAAAGGAGAATACAGCATTACCGTTGAAGGGCTGCATTCAAAGCAATATGATCTGAAAGTCTGGGCAGCGGACCCGGATAAGTATAAGGTTGAAGGTATAGAGATCAAGGATATTTCAGGAAATATCATCACTCTTACCATAGATTTACCAGATTCGGAGACGAAATATACAATGAAGAAGGTAGTTCTGAGTGTGGAGTTTTGAGTGCTAAGTTTTAATTAAAAATAGTCATTTCATAATTGACTTCTGGCTATAAATTCATTATCTTTAACCCTGATTTTGACAGGCCCCCTAACGTTTTTATTTTCCTAAGTCTATTCTCCTCTTTTTATAACCCAAAGTCATAAAGCAATTGAATGTTTTATCGACACTCTATAATGATTATTTCCTTTTAATAATTATTTAAAAGATTCAAGTGCAATAACTTTATTTTCAGCCTTTTAATAATACAAACCCCTTAATACATCACATCATGGCACCAATTAAATATTTGAAAACAGAAACAGCAAACCTTTATGGTGACGAAACTTCAAATAAAGTCATAACTGAACTCTTATGGGGTGATAGGATCGAGATCCTTTCCACAACCGTAACTGACGGGAGAGTCAAAGCAAAGGCAAGGGGAAAGTATGGATTCATCAAGGAATCTGTTTATGGTGAAGAACCGTTGCTCGAACTGTATTTAATAGACGTAGGGCAGGGTGACGGTATTCTGATTGTTACTCCTGACCGGGAGCATATCCTATTGGATGGGGGATACAACCGTTCTGTGCAGCCTCATAAAAAAAGTGCCGCAGATTTTGTCGACTGGAAATTCAAGAAAGATTATGGTTTGGATAAAATCGACCTGGACGTAATGATAGCCTCGCATTGTGATGCTGATCATTATGGTGGATTATGGGATCTTTTCAATCCTGCTGAGAAATTGAATATTGATTGTTCCTCTGTCTCTTTGAAAAATTTTTATCATGCCGGTGTTTCGTGGTGGAAATCGGCATCGAACTCCAGGTTTCTTGGTAGCAAAGATAACGGCTATCTGAACGAATTGATCGAAGGCAAAGATTCTGTTCAAAAAGGTTTAGACCCATCATCTGCATTAAAATTTCAAGGCAATTGGGCAACTTTTATGCAGTGCATCCTTAACTCCGGAGCTAACATAAAACGTATCAGTTACAACCCGGATAAAGGATTCGAATACCTGCCCGGTTTTGAACAAGATAAAAAAACCGCAATTAAAATCCTGGGTCCGATAGAGCAAACTATTAGCGGAAAGTCAAAGCTCAAGGACTTTGGCAGTGATTCCCAAAACACCAATGGAAACTCTGTCCTTCTCAGGGTAGATTATGGCAGGGCAAAAATTCTGTTGACCGGCGATCTTAATAAGAAAAGCGAACAGTATATCCTGGATAAGATGAGTGGCAACCGGCTGGAATTATCTGCCGATGTAGCCAAGTCCTGTCATC from Bacteroidales bacterium harbors:
- a CDS encoding GH116 family glycosyl hydrolase, whose protein sequence is MKMKTILIIICIFMAIGKISGQSGELNGHTLGVLLVNGNSVDDKEFKALIEFLKTLNFSGLQILTTDDLISKPKLLKETDIIWVYKNDTLPLKSTDSQKLFSTLTSFVEKGGKLVLANQACMMIPLLGLDEKEPETRLKQTIDEGYGRQLGYHAFREHPLFEGMHGGAYVLKPLKDTIVLQTGYFGNNKPANGRVIGVDWDYIFLREENKLIIDYEPGKGKVLCIGGYLLYSLPNRNRIHLETFTINIFRYLAKDSHDVKSFYWNYDKPVVIETPFQINQPIPHAGSNKLLDLESALSIKPGNSTGNYWDLAGERLLLMGQDHGGIREIWAHPALCLRDYEVHYAMKDGDSLRNIDLLNPEIEVLPSAYVRKYNLTGDLLGESITVSPNQPYAVIHYDYQGNAPINFDISFRVLFRLMWPYSEKVLGNLHYSWNEDLQAFIACDQSGDFVTIVGVNKTRDDISCFSNTSYDKGKKGNGNLGMTSQIMSFELRLPGPGSFDVIIASSAEGYDNTLKAYLKALSDLSSVFLESQAYADSILQRSMLIESPEKDFNDGYRWALLATDHFQVNTPGVGSSLVAGYATSDNGWDGQHAVSGRPGYGWYFGRDGVWSGFALLHYGDFDKVRLMLETFQRYQDLNGKIFHELSTSGIVHYDAADATPLYIILAGRYLRHSGDSAFIRASWPYIKKAIEFCYSTDTDGDLLIENTNVGHGWVEGGHLFGSHTSLHLASCWAAALDEASYLAKNLGLIDEEQKYRKDALIVKTTINQNFWNKQNNYYYHGLMPDGSYMEDVSIMPCIPMLFNQADRDKAQKVLPVIAANGFTSDWGCRIVEEGSPHFNPGGYHTGSVWPLFTGWAALAEFRNNNYLQGFSHLMSNILIYQYWGLGFIEEVLHGEIFQPFGVCHHQCWSETMALQPAIEGMLGYQPDALKHQISLKPWFPADWSTVKVSGIRIGDEKISMEAWKHGGMEAGKRGSGEEVGFVSTYYFSKEPTGRLDMHFQPVFPPGSVIQKIRVNGLPAKDPGLRETEQGWVIPDFGFWLDSVATVEIYWEGGITALPVISHPKPGDRSEGLRIINTTYSKGEYSITVEGLHSKQYDLKVWAADPDKYKVEGIEIKDISGNIITLTIDLPDSETKYTMKKVVLSVEF